In Bermanella sp. WJH001, the following are encoded in one genomic region:
- the ppa gene encoding inorganic diphosphatase — MNFDQIPAGKDAPEDIYVAIEIPANSSPIKYEIDKDMGGALLVDRFMATPMFYPANYGFINHTLADDGDALDVLVITPYPVQAGSVIRCRPVGVLNMTDEAGGDAKLLAVPHTKITKMYDDINDINDVPKLLRDQIAHFFENYKDLEQGKWVKVEGWGDAAEAKKAIVDSIAAYNAAK; from the coding sequence ATGAACTTCGATCAAATCCCAGCAGGCAAAGACGCTCCTGAAGACATTTATGTAGCGATCGAGATCCCAGCCAACTCAAGCCCAATCAAATATGAAATCGACAAAGATATGGGCGGCGCGCTATTGGTTGACCGCTTCATGGCAACACCCATGTTTTACCCTGCTAACTATGGTTTCATTAACCACACCCTAGCGGATGATGGCGATGCACTGGATGTATTGGTGATTACCCCTTACCCAGTACAAGCGGGTTCTGTGATTCGTTGTCGCCCGGTTGGTGTATTAAACATGACCGACGAAGCCGGTGGTGATGCTAAATTACTGGCCGTACCGCACACTAAAATCACTAAAATGTACGATGACATCAATGACATCAACGACGTGCCTAAATTATTGCGTGATCAAATCGCTCACTTCTTCGAAAACTACAAAGACCTAGAGCAAGGCAAGTGGGTGAAAGTAGAAGGCTGGGGTGACGCGGCTGAGGCTAAAAAAGCCATCGTTGATTCTATCGCAGCTTACAACGCTGCCAAATAA
- a CDS encoding nitrate reductase yields the protein MSVITSTLTSKNTNETTKHTTCAYCGVGCGIKATINEAQRSIRVSGLDHHPANLGRLCSKGSALDQTVSLNERLLEPKINNQVVSWDEALDKVANGFSDIIKQHGPDAVAFYVSGQLLTEDYYVANKLMKGYIGSGNIDTNSRLCMSSSVVGHKRAFGTDTVPGCYDDFEKAELITLVGSNTAWCHPVLFQRIKKYKEANPNVKVVVIDPRRTQTCDIADLHLPLNLGTDVWLFNGLLNSINQQNKINSDYVQQYCEGLDEAINTAQQSAGDIKALANTLGVNEDDLKQFYNWFCNTEKSVTLYSQGVNQSSSGTDKVNSILNCHLATGRIGKPGMGPFSMTGQPNAMGGREVGGLANTLAAHMDFTQDSIARVKTFWQSPTMATQSGLMAVDMFDAIDEGKIKAVWVMATNPVVSLPNADKVKRALKKCELVVISDCIDQTDTGDLAHVKLPATGWSEKDGTVTNSERRISRQRGLFQPACNAMHDWQIICDVAKRMGFADGFNYQNQAEIFREHAALSGFENSDAAEHRRRDFDISGLANISNDEYENLAPIQWPVNAQYPKGRERFFAQGDFFTPNRKAKLLAITPKLPVNLPSNDYPLRLNTGRIRDQWHTMTRTALAPQLNQHISQPYVEMHANDAKSRNLIDGQLVSVKSKWGNMLAPVSINQNPKQGDIFVPMHWTAQLSRTGRINPVVNPEVDAFSKQPESKHTPVQVNAYNANWFGFVLSRNPIQWPDSEYVVSAQGNQHTRLELAHSEKLESPIKAMMSWLGFDSIAQIEQQELEILSFEDAASGLYRLALMNKQGQLEAVAMVAPNTQLPERTWLASQFAKQNLDERARMALLSGHAPAGEDIGRIVCACYSVGEKTIAAAVKAGCKTPAMVGDKLKAGTNCGSCVPEIKGIIAKG from the coding sequence ATGAGCGTTATTACCTCAACCCTGACCAGCAAAAATACAAACGAAACCACCAAGCACACAACCTGTGCCTACTGCGGCGTTGGTTGTGGCATAAAAGCCACAATCAATGAGGCCCAGCGTAGCATTCGTGTATCAGGGCTGGATCATCACCCAGCGAATCTTGGCCGTTTGTGTTCAAAAGGCAGTGCCCTTGATCAAACGGTTTCACTTAATGAGCGTTTACTGGAGCCAAAAATCAACAACCAAGTGGTGTCTTGGGATGAAGCGCTTGATAAAGTAGCCAATGGATTTAGTGACATCATTAAACAACACGGCCCTGACGCTGTAGCGTTTTATGTATCAGGCCAATTACTCACTGAAGATTATTACGTCGCCAATAAGTTAATGAAAGGTTACATAGGCAGTGGCAACATCGATACCAATTCACGCCTATGTATGTCGTCATCGGTTGTGGGTCACAAACGTGCTTTTGGTACCGATACGGTTCCAGGTTGTTACGATGATTTTGAAAAAGCCGAATTAATTACACTGGTGGGCAGTAACACCGCTTGGTGTCACCCTGTATTATTTCAACGTATTAAAAAATACAAAGAAGCCAACCCCAATGTAAAAGTGGTGGTGATTGACCCTCGTCGCACTCAAACCTGTGACATTGCAGATTTACATTTACCACTGAACCTGGGCACCGATGTTTGGTTATTCAACGGTCTACTGAATAGTATTAACCAACAAAATAAAATTAATTCTGATTACGTACAGCAATATTGCGAAGGTTTAGACGAAGCGATCAACACTGCGCAACAAAGTGCAGGTGACATCAAAGCGTTAGCAAACACACTGGGTGTCAATGAAGACGACTTAAAACAATTTTATAATTGGTTCTGCAATACAGAAAAAAGCGTCACCCTATATAGCCAAGGTGTTAACCAATCCAGTTCTGGCACAGACAAGGTTAACAGCATTCTAAATTGTCACCTTGCCACAGGTCGTATTGGTAAACCAGGCATGGGGCCGTTTTCAATGACAGGCCAACCCAACGCCATGGGTGGTCGTGAGGTAGGCGGCCTTGCCAACACATTAGCCGCTCACATGGACTTTACCCAAGACAGCATTGCCCGCGTGAAAACCTTCTGGCAGTCCCCTACCATGGCCACACAAAGTGGTTTAATGGCCGTGGACATGTTTGATGCCATTGACGAAGGCAAAATAAAAGCCGTATGGGTAATGGCGACCAATCCCGTTGTTAGCTTGCCCAATGCCGATAAAGTAAAACGCGCACTGAAAAAGTGTGAGCTTGTTGTGATCAGTGACTGCATTGACCAAACCGACACGGGCGATTTAGCTCACGTTAAATTGCCCGCCACAGGCTGGAGTGAAAAAGACGGCACAGTGACCAATAGTGAACGTCGTATTTCTCGCCAGCGTGGTTTATTTCAACCCGCTTGTAATGCCATGCATGATTGGCAAATTATTTGTGATGTAGCCAAGCGTATGGGCTTTGCAGACGGTTTTAATTATCAAAACCAAGCAGAAATTTTTCGTGAACATGCCGCCCTTTCTGGTTTTGAAAATTCAGACGCTGCTGAGCATAGACGCCGTGATTTTGATATTAGTGGTTTAGCCAACATCAGCAATGATGAATACGAAAATCTTGCACCAATACAATGGCCAGTGAATGCACAATACCCTAAAGGCCGTGAACGCTTTTTTGCGCAAGGGGATTTTTTTACGCCTAATCGCAAAGCAAAATTATTAGCAATCACACCCAAATTACCTGTTAACTTGCCAAGTAATGATTATCCATTACGTTTAAACACCGGCCGTATTCGTGACCAATGGCACACCATGACACGTACTGCGTTAGCGCCACAGCTTAACCAACACATCAGCCAACCTTATGTGGAAATGCATGCCAACGATGCAAAGTCGCGCAACTTAATCGACGGCCAATTAGTGAGTGTAAAAAGTAAATGGGGCAACATGCTGGCCCCTGTGAGCATTAATCAAAACCCTAAACAAGGTGATATTTTTGTGCCCATGCACTGGACAGCGCAACTGTCACGCACCGGCCGTATTAACCCTGTGGTCAACCCAGAAGTGGATGCTTTTAGTAAACAGCCTGAAAGCAAACACACGCCTGTGCAAGTCAATGCTTACAATGCTAACTGGTTTGGTTTTGTATTGAGTCGCAATCCAATCCAATGGCCTGACAGCGAATACGTGGTATCCGCGCAAGGCAACCAGCACACTCGGCTTGAACTTGCTCACAGCGAAAAGTTGGAATCGCCAATTAAAGCCATGATGAGCTGGTTAGGATTTGACAGCATTGCTCAAATTGAACAACAAGAATTAGAAATATTAAGCTTTGAAGATGCAGCCTCAGGTTTATACCGTCTGGCACTTATGAATAAACAAGGCCAACTCGAAGCCGTCGCCATGGTGGCACCCAATACTCAACTGCCTGAACGCACTTGGCTTGCCAGCCAATTTGCAAAACAGAACTTAGATGAACGTGCTCGTATGGCCCTGTTAAGTGGTCACGCTCCCGCCGGTGAAGACATTGGTCGCATCGTGTGCGCTTGTTACAGCGTAGGCGAAAAAACCATTGCCGCCGCGGTAAAAGCAGGCTGTAAAACCCCCGCCATGGTGGGCGATAAACTCAAAGCCGGTACAAACTGCGGCAGTTGTGTGCCTGAAATAAAAGGCATAATTGCTAAAGGCTAA
- a CDS encoding FAD-dependent oxidoreductase, with protein sequence MTAKLVIIGNGMAGAKLLEELISTEHAYDITVFGNEPYGNYNRIMLSPLLAGEKTLDEIMIFDRPWYDANGITLHAGTDKAIVKIDRLRKRVITKDGESTPYDRLVIATGSNPFMLPIEGAELDGVMSFRDIRDVENMINVAGQHKKAVVIGAGLLGLEAAMGLCGRGMDVTVVHNCDVPLNRQLDQEAGELLKHALETRGLHFKMEAATQSIQGNNRVEKVCFADGSELEADLVIMAIGIRPNIQLAQDCGLYCKNGIIVSDTLQTYDPSIYALGECIEHRGDTFGLVAPLYDQAKVLANHLSEHGVAQFQTLPTATKLKVTGINLFSVGNFLGTPESEYIYYRHTQQGIYKKIVVEDNKIIGVVLYGDTQEGPFYHELLDAKTDIQSIRPYLMFGKALCQAQSDTMNQHVNHSEVAA encoded by the coding sequence ATGACAGCCAAATTAGTGATTATTGGCAACGGTATGGCCGGTGCTAAATTATTAGAAGAGTTAATCAGTACTGAACATGCCTATGACATCACGGTTTTTGGTAATGAACCTTATGGTAACTACAACCGCATCATGCTTTCCCCTTTATTGGCCGGTGAAAAAACGTTAGACGAAATTATGATTTTCGATCGCCCTTGGTATGACGCCAACGGCATCACCCTTCATGCTGGTACAGATAAAGCCATTGTAAAAATAGACCGTCTTCGCAAACGTGTAATTACCAAGGATGGCGAGAGCACCCCCTATGACCGCTTAGTGATTGCAACAGGCTCAAACCCATTTATGTTACCCATTGAAGGGGCTGAATTAGATGGCGTCATGAGCTTTCGCGATATTCGTGATGTTGAAAACATGATTAATGTGGCAGGGCAGCATAAAAAGGCCGTTGTCATTGGTGCCGGCTTATTAGGCTTAGAAGCCGCGATGGGATTATGCGGTCGCGGTATGGATGTCACCGTTGTGCATAATTGTGACGTGCCTTTAAACCGCCAACTTGACCAAGAGGCCGGTGAACTGCTTAAGCACGCATTAGAAACCCGTGGTTTACATTTTAAAATGGAGGCTGCTACGCAATCCATTCAAGGAAATAACCGAGTTGAAAAAGTCTGCTTTGCCGATGGCAGTGAATTAGAAGCCGATCTTGTTATTATGGCCATCGGGATTCGCCCAAATATTCAATTAGCGCAAGACTGCGGTTTATATTGCAAAAATGGCATCATTGTTAGCGACACCTTACAAACCTATGACCCAAGTATTTATGCTTTAGGCGAGTGTATCGAACACCGTGGCGATACATTTGGTTTAGTTGCCCCTTTATATGATCAAGCAAAAGTGCTGGCAAACCATTTAAGCGAACATGGTGTAGCACAATTTCAAACACTACCTACCGCCACCAAATTAAAAGTAACAGGGATTAATTTATTTTCTGTTGGTAACTTTTTAGGCACCCCTGAAAGTGAGTACATCTACTATCGCCATACACAACAAGGCATTTATAAAAAGATCGTTGTTGAAGATAATAAAATCATTGGTGTCGTGTTATATGGTGACACACAAGAAGGGCCGTTTTATCATGAGCTACTTGATGCCAAAACTGATATTCAGTCAATTCGCCCTTATTTAATGTTTGGCAAAGCATTATGCCAAGCTCAAAGTGACACAATGAATCAACACGTTAATCATTCTGAGGTAGCCGCATGA
- the nirD gene encoding nitrite reductase small subunit NirD, protein MSNFIDVCALDDINLDTGVCALVNEQQVAIFRPAVGEQIFAINNFDPIGKANVLSRGLICDIKGVLTVASPLYKQHYSLSTGECLEDETVRIATYQTKIENNRVLVAV, encoded by the coding sequence ATGAGTAATTTTATCGACGTATGCGCATTAGATGATATCAACCTTGATACTGGCGTATGTGCATTAGTTAACGAACAGCAAGTGGCGATCTTTCGCCCTGCTGTTGGCGAACAAATTTTCGCCATCAATAATTTTGACCCAATCGGCAAAGCCAACGTGCTCAGCCGCGGTTTAATCTGTGACATAAAAGGCGTGCTCACCGTAGCAAGTCCTTTATATAAACAGCATTACTCACTATCAACAGGTGAGTGTCTAGAAGATGAAACCGTACGCATTGCGACCTATCAAACCAAGATAGAAAACAATCGTGTATTGGTGGCTGTTTAA
- the nirB gene encoding nitrite reductase large subunit NirB — protein MTNKQNLIVIGNGMVGHKFLESLVELEQAQNYNITVLCEEPRPAYDRVYLSSYFSGKTAEDLSLVSDGFFEANNIELKLNCKAASLDRAAKTVTTQTGETLSYDKVILATGSYPFVPPVPGHERDNCLVYRTIEDLESIKASAAKGKVGVVVGGGLLGLEAAKALHDLGLETHVVEFAPRLMAVQVDDAGGALLKTKIEELGVKVHTSKNTQNITDGDECFHKMEYADGESLETDVILFSAGIRPSDAIARESELELGPRGGISINNHCQTSDENIYAIGECALWGGMIYGLVAPGYNMAKVAAQHLTQSGDAVFEGADMSTKLKLMGVDVASIGDCHARSEGALSYAYTDEVNQVYKKIVVSADKKLLLGAVMIGDAEDYGNLLQMALNNIELPASPEALILPSLDGAAKPMLGPDALPDTAQICSCFDVSKGAICCSVQDGAQTIGDVKADTKAGTGCGGCTALVTQVMNSELAKLGVEVNTDICEHFAYTRQDIYNIVRIEGIKSFGELLSKHGKGHGCEICKPLVGSVLASCWNEYVLDDKHIGLQDTNDIYLGNMQKDGTYSVVPRMAGGEVTPEGLITIGQIAKDYGLYTKLTGGQRVDMFGAQLHQLPEIWRRLVDAGFETGHAYGKSLRTVKSCVGSTWCRYGVDDSVGLAIELENRYKGLRSPHKIKFAVSGCTRECAEAQSKDVGVIATENGWNLYVCGNGGMKPRHTDLLAQGLDKETLIKYIDRFLMFYVKTADRLQRTSVWMDNLEGGLDYLKQVVLDDSLGMADELESQMAAVVGTYQCEWKTTIESPEKLKRFSHFINADKKDDNIQFVKERGQIRPANETERMKKENLIAIS, from the coding sequence ATGACAAACAAACAAAACCTCATCGTGATTGGTAATGGCATGGTGGGCCATAAATTTCTTGAAAGCTTGGTTGAGTTAGAACAAGCACAAAACTACAACATAACTGTTTTGTGTGAAGAACCTCGCCCAGCTTATGACCGTGTTTACCTTTCGTCTTACTTCTCAGGTAAAACCGCAGAAGACTTAAGTCTGGTAAGCGACGGCTTTTTTGAAGCCAACAACATCGAATTAAAACTAAACTGCAAAGCAGCTAGTCTTGATCGTGCCGCCAAAACCGTAACCACTCAAACGGGCGAAACCTTAAGTTATGACAAAGTAATTTTAGCCACAGGTTCTTACCCATTTGTACCACCTGTACCGGGCCATGAACGTGACAACTGCTTGGTGTACCGTACCATTGAAGATTTAGAAAGCATTAAAGCATCTGCCGCTAAAGGCAAAGTAGGTGTGGTTGTCGGTGGTGGTTTGTTAGGTTTAGAAGCCGCGAAAGCATTACACGATTTAGGTTTAGAAACACACGTGGTTGAATTCGCCCCTCGCCTAATGGCGGTGCAAGTAGATGACGCCGGTGGCGCATTACTGAAAACCAAAATTGAAGAACTGGGTGTAAAAGTACATACCAGCAAAAATACTCAAAACATTACTGATGGTGATGAATGTTTCCACAAAATGGAGTACGCTGACGGTGAGAGTTTAGAAACCGACGTGATTTTATTCAGCGCTGGTATTCGCCCGTCTGACGCCATTGCCCGCGAAAGTGAATTAGAACTTGGACCACGTGGTGGTATCAGCATCAATAACCATTGCCAAACATCCGATGAAAATATTTATGCCATTGGTGAGTGTGCACTTTGGGGTGGCATGATTTACGGTTTAGTCGCACCGGGTTACAACATGGCTAAAGTGGCGGCGCAACATTTAACTCAAAGTGGTGATGCTGTATTTGAAGGTGCTGATATGAGCACCAAACTAAAATTAATGGGTGTCGACGTAGCCTCTATTGGCGACTGCCATGCTCGCAGTGAAGGCGCACTGAGTTATGCCTACACAGATGAAGTAAACCAAGTTTATAAAAAGATTGTCGTAAGCGCCGATAAAAAATTACTTCTAGGCGCGGTCATGATTGGTGATGCCGAAGATTACGGCAACCTATTACAAATGGCATTAAATAACATTGAGTTACCAGCATCACCAGAAGCACTGATTTTACCTTCACTGGATGGTGCCGCCAAACCTATGTTGGGCCCAGACGCCCTACCTGATACGGCACAAATTTGTTCATGTTTTGATGTGAGCAAAGGGGCTATTTGTTGCTCAGTTCAAGATGGCGCACAAACCATTGGTGATGTGAAAGCCGATACCAAAGCCGGTACCGGTTGTGGTGGTTGTACTGCGCTGGTCACTCAAGTGATGAACAGCGAACTTGCTAAACTTGGGGTTGAAGTTAACACCGACATTTGTGAACACTTTGCTTATACCCGCCAAGATATTTACAACATTGTGCGCATTGAAGGCATTAAGTCATTTGGTGAGTTGCTATCTAAACACGGTAAAGGTCACGGTTGTGAAATCTGTAAACCACTAGTGGGTTCGGTATTAGCTTCTTGCTGGAACGAATACGTACTGGACGACAAACACATTGGTCTGCAAGACACCAACGACATTTACCTAGGCAACATGCAAAAAGATGGTACTTACTCAGTGGTGCCTCGTATGGCAGGTGGTGAAGTGACGCCTGAAGGTTTAATCACCATTGGTCAAATTGCTAAAGATTATGGTTTATATACAAAACTAACCGGCGGCCAACGTGTGGATATGTTTGGTGCACAGTTACATCAACTGCCTGAAATCTGGAGACGCTTAGTAGATGCAGGTTTTGAAACCGGCCACGCTTACGGTAAATCATTACGTACGGTTAAATCTTGTGTCGGCTCAACCTGGTGTCGTTACGGTGTTGATGACTCAGTGGGTTTAGCCATTGAATTAGAAAACCGCTATAAGGGTTTACGTTCGCCACACAAAATTAAATTTGCAGTCTCTGGTTGTACCCGTGAATGTGCCGAAGCCCAATCTAAAGACGTGGGTGTAATCGCCACAGAAAACGGCTGGAACCTATACGTATGTGGTAACGGCGGCATGAAACCTCGTCACACCGATTTATTAGCACAAGGCTTAGATAAAGAAACCTTAATCAAATACATCGACCGTTTCTTAATGTTCTACGTTAAAACGGCTGACCGTCTACAACGCACCAGCGTTTGGATGGATAACCTTGAAGGCGGTTTAGATTACCTAAAACAAGTGGTACTAGATGACAGCCTAGGCATGGCAGACGAATTAGAAAGCCAAATGGCCGCGGTTGTGGGCACTTATCAGTGCGAATGGAAAACCACCATCGAGTCACCAGAAAAACTTAAGCGCTTCAGCCACTTCATTAATGCTGACAAAAAAGACGATAACATCCAGTTTGTAAAAGAACGTGGTCAAATTCGTCCGGCAAATGAAACTGAACGCATGAAAAAAGAAAACTTAATCGCCATCAGCTAA
- a CDS encoding type IV pili methyl-accepting chemotaxis transducer N-terminal domain-containing protein, which produces MKVLILMLTLGLSSFSIPSVAEISSLSQAINESGRLRMLSQRMAKAYLLKAMDIQPAKAEQQFTSSFEKFESNLVDLNKFSVELGSPVQIEASLSAIQAQWAIYKSELSKQANEDSTANILALSDETLQTCETLVSELEKAAERDSARWVNLSGRQRMLSQRIAKLYSAISLSGDIKSYDHGLKQAISEFDQALNELINSPDNTHFVNHKLKKVATQWNFSKQGFKVLDKGSSTPLVISMTTESILKQMNDITALYEEIDRNKKLIAAS; this is translated from the coding sequence TTCTCATTTTAATGCTCACCCTTGGCTTAAGCTCTTTTTCGATTCCAAGTGTCGCTGAAATCAGTAGCCTATCTCAAGCCATTAACGAATCTGGTCGATTACGCATGCTTAGCCAGCGCATGGCAAAAGCGTACTTATTAAAAGCCATGGATATTCAACCTGCAAAAGCCGAACAACAATTTACAAGCAGCTTTGAAAAGTTTGAATCCAATTTAGTGGACCTTAATAAATTTTCAGTGGAACTTGGCTCACCAGTTCAAATAGAAGCCAGCTTGTCCGCCATACAAGCACAGTGGGCTATATATAAATCAGAGTTAAGCAAACAAGCCAATGAAGACAGTACCGCAAATATACTAGCGCTAAGCGATGAAACACTACAGACGTGTGAAACATTAGTCAGTGAACTTGAAAAAGCCGCAGAACGAGACAGTGCCCGCTGGGTCAACCTATCCGGCCGCCAACGCATGTTAAGTCAACGTATCGCTAAACTGTACAGCGCAATCAGCTTATCAGGCGATATCAAAAGCTATGATCACGGGCTAAAACAAGCCATATCAGAATTTGACCAAGCATTAAACGAACTGATCAACAGCCCAGACAACACACATTTTGTAAATCACAAACTGAAAAAAGTGGCTACACAATGGAATTTTTCAAAACAAGGCTTCAAGGTTTTAGATAAAGGTAGCAGCACACCGTTGGTTATATCCATGACCACTGAGAGCATCCTAAAACAAATGAATGACATCACCGCCTTGTACGAAGAAATAGACCGCAACAAAAAGCTCATTGCAGCCAGTTAA